The genomic segment AAGTGAACGGGCGCCCCCGTCCGGGGCCCGGCACGAAGACGGGGGGATCGGGTATCATCCCCTGACCATGTGCGGCATCTGCGGCCTCGTCTTCGCCGACCCGGCGCGGCCCGTGCCGCCCGGCGCGATCGAGCGCATGAACCAGGCGCTCGCGCACCGCGGTCCCGACGACCACGGCACCTTCGCCGAGCCCGGCGTCGCCCTTGGCCATCGCCGCCTTGCCATCATCGACCTCTCGCCCGCCGGCCACCAGCCCATGGGCAACGAGGACGGCTCGCTGCAGATCGTCTTCAACGGCGAGATCTACAACTACCGCGACCTGCGCCCGGACCTCGAGCGCGGCGGCCACACCTTCCGCTCGCACAGCGACACCGAGGTGATCCTCCACCTCTACGAGGAGCGCGGCGAGCGCTGCCTCGAGGCGCTGCGCGGCATGTTCGCCTTCGCGATCTGGGACCGCCGCCGCCGGCGGCTGTTCGCGGCGCGCGACCGCGTCGGCAAGAAGCCTCTCGTCTACGCGCACGCCGCCAACGGCGACCTGGCCTTCTCCTCCGAGCTGGCCTCCCTCGCCGCCGCTCCCGGCTTTCCCCGCGACGTCGACGAGACCGCGCTGCACCACTACCTGACGTACCAGTTCGTCCCCGCGCCCCTGACCATCTGGCGCGGCGCGAAGAAGCTGGAGCCCGCGCACTTCCTCGTCTGGGAGGACGGCCGGGTGCGCACCGCGCGCTGGTGGGAGCTGCACTACGTCCCGAAGCTGCGCCTCGGCTCGCTCGCGGCCTACCGGGAGCGCTTCCTCGACATCTTCCGCGAGGCCGTGCGCGTGCGCCTGGTGAGCGACGTGCCGCTCGGCGCCTTCCTCTCGGGCGGCGTGGATTCCAGCGCCGTCGTCGCCGTGATGAGCGACGAGGGGGCGGCGCCGGTGCGCACCTTCTCGATCGGCTTCTCCGTGCGCGACTACGACGAGGTGCGCTACGCCCGGATGGTCGCGGCCCGCTACGGCACCGAGCACACCGAGCTGACCGTCGAGCCGCGCGCCCTCGACGTGTTGCCCAAGCTCGTCCGCCACTACGGCGAGCCCTTCGGCGACTCCTCCGCGGTGCCGACCTGGTACGTCTCGGAGCTGACGCGCCGCTCGGTGACCGTCGCGCTCTCGGGCGACGGCGGCGACGAGGCCTTCGGCGGCTACCAGCGCTACCTCGCCGACCGGCTCATCGCCGGCTACCTGCGCCTGCCGCGCGTCCTGCGCGACGGCCTGATCCGCCGCGCCATCGAGGCCCTGCCCGGGACGCGCCGCCCGCGCGGCTTCATCGGCCGGCTCAAGCGCTTCGTCGCCACGGCGGACCCCTCGCGCGAGCGCCAGTACGTGCGCTACCTGTGCATGTTCGCGAACGACGCCAAGGCCGCGCTGCTCGCGCCCGGGTTCGCCGCGCGCATGGCGGGGGTGGATTCCGTCGCCCTCGTCGAGGACCTCTACCGGCGCGCCGACGCGCCCGCGTTCCTCGACCGCACGCTCTTCGTCGACACGCACTCGTACCTCCCCGACGACATCCTCGTGAAGGTCGACATCGCGAGCATGGGCAACGCGCTGGAGACCCGCGCCCCGTTCCTGGACCACCGTCTCCTCGAGTTCGCCGCAGCGTGCCCGCCGGGGCTGAAGCTGCGCGGCGCGACCGGGAAATACCTCGTCAAGAAGGCGCTCGAGCCGCACCTGCCCCGCGAGATCCTGTACCGGCGCAAGATGGGCTTCGGCATGCCGGTCGCCGAGTGGTTCCGCGGGGGCCTCGGCGAGATGGCCGGCGACCTGCTGCTCTCGCCGCGCGCCCTCCAGC from the bacterium genome contains:
- the asnB gene encoding asparagine synthase (glutamine-hydrolyzing) — protein: MCGICGLVFADPARPVPPGAIERMNQALAHRGPDDHGTFAEPGVALGHRRLAIIDLSPAGHQPMGNEDGSLQIVFNGEIYNYRDLRPDLERGGHTFRSHSDTEVILHLYEERGERCLEALRGMFAFAIWDRRRRRLFAARDRVGKKPLVYAHAANGDLAFSSELASLAAAPGFPRDVDETALHHYLTYQFVPAPLTIWRGAKKLEPAHFLVWEDGRVRTARWWELHYVPKLRLGSLAAYRERFLDIFREAVRVRLVSDVPLGAFLSGGVDSSAVVAVMSDEGAAPVRTFSIGFSVRDYDEVRYARMVAARYGTEHTELTVEPRALDVLPKLVRHYGEPFGDSSAVPTWYVSELTRRSVTVALSGDGGDEAFGGYQRYLADRLIAGYLRLPRVLRDGLIRRAIEALPGTRRPRGFIGRLKRFVATADPSRERQYVRYLCMFANDAKAALLAPGFAARMAGVDSVALVEDLYRRADAPAFLDRTLFVDTHSYLPDDILVKVDIASMGNALETRAPFLDHRLLEFAAACPPGLKLRGATGKYLVKKALEPHLPREILYRRKMGFGMPVAEWFRGGLGEMAGDLLLSPRALQRGYFRRETLERLFGEHRSLEQDHGYRLWTLLFLELWFREFVDGAPRPNLS